Within the Penaeus chinensis breed Huanghai No. 1 chromosome 43, ASM1920278v2, whole genome shotgun sequence genome, the region ACAATGGACATATGAGAGTCAGAGATCATTGATAACTCCTGCATACATTATTGCTAtcgcatgtatatatttcttcactTTGAGTATGCACTTTCGTTAAACTGTGAACTGTAATATCAAACTGGACCCACTGCTCATCTAGCACGGCGGCCGCGGAAGCATCTGTCGCGATTAGACAGTGTTGTTAATCACCTTGTCATCAATCTTATCGATAATTAGGATTTACCAACGATTTGCCCTTCTTGGCAAATTTCGGAACATGAAAAGTAATTATCTTTGCAGCATGCCGTGATTCAGAAGGTCTGGGTCTGAGCCTACGTCGTGGAAGTTgacaaaataattttttaaatgttACTTTAAAACTGCTTTATCCTTTAGTTTGTAAAGATAACGACAAAAAATACATTCCTTCAAGCAGCAGTTAACAAACTCGCATTTACCATCTTCATCAAACAATTTTCTGATTCCTCAGCGGGTTCTAGAGTGAATGCGCTCATGCGTACGGATAGAATAATGCTTTGTAATTGTgaaaatacagataataacaagagcaataataataacacatttacattcatgcatacttatgtgatagagagagagagagagagagagagagagagagagagagagagagagagagagagagagagagagagagagagagagagagagagagagagagagagagagagagagagagagagagagagagagagagagagagagagagagagagagagagagagagagagagagagagagagagagagagggagagtgagagggagagagtgagagagaatgtgtgtgtgtgtgtgtgtgtgtgtgtgcgcgtgtgtgcgtgtgtgcatgtgtgcatgtgtgcgtgtatgcgtgtgtgcgtgtgcgtgtgcgtgtgcgtgtgcgtgtgcgtgtgcgtgtgcgtgtgtgcgtgtgcgtgtgcgtgtgcatgcgcgtgtgtgtgtgcgcgtgtgtatttaaaAAACATGAGCTTAATAATTAAAGAGTGTTAAATTGCCGTACAAGTGTTTTTGAACTCGTGCAAGTCTGAGCGTAAAATGCGCTATTGAGAAAAGTAACCATCCTTGGACAGTTTCACCCAAGTATCCAGCTGCTTAAAACTTCCATTACAAAATCATCCCGAAGCCTTATTCCGGTCCCCCCTAGAAAGTGAACTATGCAGACGGCAAAAAGAGTCATACACCTCATTAAGAGACTGAAAATTGACACAGCCGTTTGCTCATCATGTTGACGTGGCTCGTGAGTCAGCTCCGACACCTGCGCCACACCTGTGAGATCTCGCACCTGCTGAGCTTAACTGATAGGTGAGCCGTTGGTGGACCATCGCGCAGGAGACCTACTAAATGACCAAAGcatacatccatgcatccatatatgcatatatacatacatacatacatacatacatatatatatatatatatatatatatatatatagagagagagagagagagagagagagagagagagagagagtgatagagagagagagagagagagagagagagagagagagagagagagagagagagagagagagagagagagagagagagagagagagagagaaagagagagagagagaagagagatgtatgtatgtatatatatgtatgtatacatatgtatatatctatacatacatatatatatagagatagatagatagatagatagatagacagagagagagagagagagagagagagagagagagagagagagagagagagagagagagagagagagagagagagagagagagagagagagagagagagagagaagagagagagagagaagagagagagattaccttaATTCAAATGAATAAGTGTGTTCGATTACCAAAATTGTAGTGATTAAGTTATTCATAAATACTAATGTTTTACCAATTCAAGTTTATTTACAGTCCAGTAACACAATTCTCTgttacaataaaagaaaaaagtagacaaaaaaatattttcctataTTTCTACACACGTCACATTGATGTAGTGTTTAACAAATTCACATACAGAGAGTGTGAAATAGACAGGGAATTAAGGTATGCCACATATCTTATATTCCCTAGGGCCGTGATCTCGGAATTTCAGTTCACGACCTCCCTTCAGTTACCTCTTAATCTTATCGATTTTTGTGACACCGTACATTAATAAACGTTTGCGGGCGTCCTTGTATAAGAGCCCGACCAAAGAACAAGTGTTCGGGCCAGCGTGAGAACGAGCTGGCTCAGTTCCGCTTACGAGGTCGTTCAGATCTCGTCATTCGCTCTCCAGTCGGTTTTAGGGTCTCTGTCTCAGGGAAGTGTGTGGTAATATGGGTAAATAATCATCAATTTAAGCAGAGATTGGATGCTTATTCAATGGTTGTAGTCAGTGGAAGGAggtgatttattttcttcttcattcgcgACGCATCCCGAAGAAGAGAGTGAAATATTAAAGGATTGCAAGCAACGGGGACCGGGCGAACTTTGTGAACAATACCACGGGTGTGTACTTGTGACCGCCAAAGAACCTCGTGTTTCTCGGAGCCTAAGCTTGTAAATGACCCGACAACTCTCTGACTTTTTCTGTTGTTACCGATAATCTTGTGGATCAGGCGTTCTTCACGAAGAGCCGCTGCTTGGGTTGACAATCACGCTCATAGTCACGCAACCGTTCTCCGAGAGCTTAAGGACGCTCTGTCATCCCGAGGTTACAATAGACCGGGCGGAGGATTTTCATTTTGTGCGGAGTGACCAGGTTGAGTGTGACTGTCGTGGAAAACTTGTCTGCTGCAGCTGTGAGAAAAATGTGTTAGTGTTTTTACCAaggggatatataaataaattacttTTGAGAAAAGGTAacccatacatatattcataaagaaaaactatatattcCGACACGGAACACAATGCTTCGTGAATCTTCGGTAACGTACGCGAGCCTGCCGCAGGAGGAGGGCTCGCCGCAGGCCGAATTCGTCACCACCCGGAGCATCGACAGTCCTCACACTCGCCGCGATTGCCACCTGGCCGCCATCATCACAAccttcgttatcgttatcggtGTCTCCCTCGCCGtcatcctccccctcaccctcaggAGCACGCAGAACGCCAACGGGCGAGATGACGAGAGCGCGGATTTGCTTTGGAGCCACATCAGCCAGATGGGCCAGCAGCTTGTCGATAAGGAACGCATCCCTGACGAAGGCACAGGGGCCGACGACGCAGACAGCGCTTTCGGGAACCTCACGGACGACCAAGATCTAGGCGACCTTCCCGACCAACCCAAACTCACGACGACGGAAGCCATCTTGCCTGTAAATGCAGACTCGCTAGACCATAGAGAAGACGAGGCCGACAATCCAAAGCCTGTTTCGACTACTCCTGCGCCCGCACTCACCGTCCACGATGGCCAGTACTTCTCCAACGGCGAAGGTGAggcagatgggggaggaggagaagtggaggacgGAGCGGCTGCCGAAGTGGACAAGGAAActgtagaaggagggggagaacccAGCAGTAACTTCAGCGACATAGATACAGGGTCCGAAGGAGAAGCACCGTCAGGTAGCAACGATGAGGAATACGCAGCAGCcggggcagaaggaggagagagtggccAGGACGCAGCACCAGTGACCACCGCGCCTCCTGCAGTTACCTATAAACCCACGCCAACTCATGTCAACGCAGGAGTGCAGGTACGTTACCGGGGACGTTGaaaagatggtaataatggtatccTTATGAGTTTGCTAGAATTAAGGATAAAGATAACCTAATAAAATCTACAGTGACAGCTTTGATCTTCAAGTTGTCcattaaagggattttttttttaatgaatagataaagaactAATAGATACACGACGATAATCCGAAGATGACGTGTCTCTAATGATACATGGTGTTGAATATCgcaattatgatattaaattaatgatatgaatgacttgataataggaatatattattaaatatatttgtttccacaataacaaagataggaaTAATGAATAAACACTCTATAATTGTATAACAAGGcaatatagattattattatgatgatgacaatgataggaaCAGTAACAAGAACGGAAATGATAGGAACAGTAACAAGAAcggaaatgataatcatgataatagaaataataattatgataatgatattcattatgataCTAAATAAatgatatcaatgttaataataatagcagtacaaagaacataatgataatgataacaatgataatgcaagtaaatatattgcaaataatgacaaatataagtaaattaatagataaataattatatacataaataaatgcccatgtatatgcatatatatacatatatacatatatatacacacccatatacatatatatgtatatatatgtacatatatactgtatatgtatacatatgtatatatacataaatgtatgtatatatatgtacgtatctatctgcctatatagctctatatatctatatatatgaatatgtatatatacatatatatatatatatatatatatatatatatatatatatatatatactgtatatatgtatatatatgtacgtatctgtctatctatctatccatccatctatatatacatatatatatatatatatatatatatatatatatatatatatgtgtgtgtgtgtgtgtgtgtgtgtgtgtgtgtgtgtgcatgcatacgcatatacgtatatctatccatataatacatatatgtatatatatatttatgtatatatatacatataaacatacatacatacacacatccgcacatatgtatattatatatatatatatatatatatatatatatatatacacacacacacacacatacacatatgaacacacacacacacacacacacacacacacacacacacacacacacacacacacacacacacacacacacacatgtagatatatatataatcgttatcatcagcctgtatcaatccactgcaggacgtaggcctctcccagtcttttccaactttgtctgtcttgcgttttttgtttccagtcttggcccccaagtttcgttatttcgtcacgccattttGTCACTTGATCTAGCCCTTGgcgtctttatgttatctatagcccagtctgtttctttgtccatctgtcctatctgcctatatagctctatatatctatatatatgaatatgtatatatacatatatatatatatatatatatatatatatatatatatatatatactgtatatatgtatatatatgtacgtatctgtctatctatctatccatccatctatatatatatatatatatatatatatatacatatatatatgtgtgtttgtgtgtgtgtgtgtgtgcatgcatacgcatatacgtatatctatccatgtaatacatatatgtatatatatatttatgtatatgtatacatataaacatacatacatacacacatccgcacatatgtatattatatatatatatatatatatatatatacacacacacacacacacacacatacacatatgaacacacacacacacacacacacacacacacacacacacacacatgtagatatatatataatcgttatcatcagcctgtatcaatccactgcaggacgtaggcctctcccagtcttttccaactttgtctgtcttgcgttttttgtttccagtcttggcccccaagtttcgttatttcgtcacgccattttGTCACTTGATCTAGCCCTTGgcgtctttatgttatctatagtccagtctgtttctttgtccatctgtcgtcctgtctccgacatacatgacctgcccattgccattttttctttttgatgctctcaAGTATAtcttccctgtttgtctgttccacgatccacgtcgcccttatccgatctcttaggttaaTTCTCAGTATCAAGTTCTCCATCCCTcgctgggcacttattagtttcctctccagtaatttgtttttttctgatccataggtcataactgggatgacgcattggttaaagacttaatTTTAAACATAAGGCGCTCCAGTCTAGCTTCGCTAGATTTATTtgcctgtacgagttgccctaggtatatatacttgtccactacctctatcgCTTCGCCTTGTACTTGTATCTGTTCGAAccgaactctactgttgaacatatttttcttgttcatcgtaagtctgactttcatactttctctattcagataatttattagttgctgtatttcatttgcagatccACTGAAGAtaatataatttgcaaatcttGGACTGTttgggtattcgtctcctattttgatacccttcccgttccattctagcttcttgaatatttcctcaaggcaagctgtaaacggttttggtgagatggtatcatcCTGTCTTACACCTTTTTTTGattggcattttatcggtttccgtatgGAGCTTGATGATTGTTGTCCCACTTTCGTATACATATcttccagtattttacaatatacctcctttactccctatcttcgaatagcttctggtACTGCTGGtttttgtacagagtcaaatgccttttcgcaaTCGATGAATCCCATACAaagggtgagcgtgtggatgtggatgtgctcTTTAGAATCCAGACCGTCAGAGATGCgggttgtgatgacttttgtaaacagttgtaagtaactgaaaggaggtttatgggtcggtagttttttagatcctttagaTCTATTTCTATGcctttgagaaggcatttgttaaaagattgtatatgtatgtgtgtgtgtgtgtgcatatataatgtagGCACATTACCCAATGTGTGCAAAACGAAGCACAAATTAAGGGACGTCAAAGGAGGGTGTTGCCATGACGCCTGAAGCTACAGATTATGCTGCTTTCCAATATAAGTTGCTCAAGGTCACCGCGCATCTTGCAACTCACAAAAATATACAATGGCCCTTTTCTGCACCATTTTTAGGGATTTGTCACAGGTACAGCACAATACACAGTCGAATACCAAGCGTACCGCACTTCCTACAGAAAAGGAATTACTGGCATTCCGAGTCGCCTTCTCTTATTACAGTCTTCTAAACTGACACCCATGTTTACTTATATCTCGATTTTTTGAGAATGAATAAAATTTTGTTGTACTGCTTTGCTTtactgtattgttttgttttgttttctcttaaaaGAGACAGCGAATCAAAGTGTTCCAGAATCTAGGGTGAGTTCCCAGTTTTTCTGGGACATACTAGGAAGTGTAATGTGGTCGCCGTTCGAATGAGTGTTGTGCTGTACCGGTGACAGAAGCTTATAAATGGTGGAAAAAAGAACCATCACATACGAGTATTTGTAAGTTGTTAGAGCCGTGCaacatacatttacttatatatatatatatatatatatatatatatatatgaatatatatatatatatatatatatatattttttttttttttttttttggtaaaaagAGCAGTAGTATAGTTGGaggtgataataactgataataatagatgatgcTACAGATGATGAGTGTAaccacaatagtagtagtagtagtaatgataatagtaataatgctgcagctgatgatgatactgatgttaatgataataattatgatgataataatatcagtaatagagttaataatgatactgataataatcatgataatgataattatcattctaataccagttatcactattattgttattattagtatttttactgttataattatcattgttactgttatcgttattgttattattagtattattgttgctgttgttattattactatttttctattattattttttttttaccattgtttttatcattatcattagttattattatgagttattttttattcttgttcttgttcttcttgctcttcttcttcttattattattattacttttgttaccaatgccattattatcattaaaattatgattatgattgctattgttattattatcattacaattactgttattattatcagtattactattgttttattagtaatgataatgatgatgataataacaatgatgataataataatgataaaaaatgataatataatagtaatgataatgataatgataatgatgataataataattataccaccactactactactactaataataataaagataacaatgttaataagttatatcattataatgataataataataatgatgacaatattgataagttatatcattataatgataatgatgataataagaatattaataagttatattataataataatgataatgaaaataataatagtaattataattataataataataataacaataatgttaataattgtggttttaataataataataataattatgataatgatagttataataatgtaataataaagataatcgtttattatttttgttgttattttcattattattatcattattattattatcaatgatagtagtggtggcagtagtcgtagtactgttgctactactactactagtactagtagtagttgtatcactatcatttttatcactgtaaTAACTAGTACTTTTAtcatatcactgatattatcattacaaccaacCAACGCAGCtccataaaacacaaaaaacttCATTCCTAAGTTCGAATCCCGAGTCTGCTTCGAAACATTTCCGAAACAAACGCTAAGCCTCTTGGCATAGATTGATAAATGCTAGAACTGGCAAAATCGACTCTGAAGCGAGAACACCAGGTGTGATCATCTCTTTACGATTCACACCTGTGCATGTGGCCTCTAAGCGTGTGACGCACCAACAGCTGTTTCTCTATGAAATTAAACTATTATTGCAATTAgtatgttatattattttttacaatgataataataataataattgttattgttattattattattgttattattattgtcattattattattattattgttattattattgtcattattattatggtgatgattattattattgttttgattatcatcatcattgtctctattattattattattattattattattattattattattattattattattatcattatgattattaacactactacaattattattattattattattactattatcacttatatcatagttattgttcttataattgttagtatAGCTGTTATccttaatatagatagatacatatataacatcaaGCTATAAATGACTCAAAactcacaataaacaaaaatgaaaacaaaagttatGGATGTCATTACAGAAAACTACCGTGCATCAGGCGGCAGTGACCCCCCCCGCGCCCGCCGCCACGCTCGGCCGAGACGAACTCCTCGACCAGGTCTTCGGGGTCAAGCCTGGCACGGTCGCCGCCTCCGGCTGGATGGTCTGTA harbors:
- the LOC125024536 gene encoding uncharacterized protein LOC125024536, with amino-acid sequence MLRESSVTYASLPQEEGSPQAEFVTTRSIDSPHTRRDCHLAAIITTFVIVIGVSLAVILPLTLRSTQNANGRDDESADLLWSHISQMGQQLVDKERIPDEGTGADDADSAFGNLTDDQDLGDLPDQPKLTTTEAILPVNADSLDHREDEADNPKPVSTTPAPALTVHDGQYFSNGEGEADGGGGEVEDGAAAEVDKETVEGGGEPSSNFSDIDTGSEGEAPSGSNDEEYAAAGAEGGESGQDAAPVTTAPPAVTYKPTPTHVNAGVQKTTVHQAAVTPPAPAATLGRDELLDQVFGVKPGTVAASGWMNDVLSAQDEVTVTILAVVVAIAMAAVVAATVCLVYSRVKARRRRIRIHNVITDLQSRDKIVLMNSDESEEE